One window of Bos indicus isolate NIAB-ARS_2022 breed Sahiwal x Tharparkar chromosome 20, NIAB-ARS_B.indTharparkar_mat_pri_1.0, whole genome shotgun sequence genomic DNA carries:
- the LOC109574821 gene encoding histone H2B type 1-C/E/F/G/I-like: MPEPAKSPPAPKKGSKKAVTKAQKKDGKKRKRSRKESCSVYVFKVLKQVHPHTGISSKAMGIMNSFVNDIFKSIAGEASRLAHYNKCSTITSREIQTTVSLLLPGELAKHAVSKGTKAVTKYTSSR; this comes from the coding sequence ATGCCTGAACCGGCTaagtctcctcctgcccctaaaaagggctctaaaaaagctgtgaccaaggcccagaagaaggaCGGCAAGAAGCGCAAGCGCAGCCGCAAGGAGAGCTGCTCCGTGTATGTGTTCAAGGTGCTGAAGCAAGTCCATCCGCACACAGGCATCTCGTCCAAGGCCAtgggaatcatgaactccttcgtcAACGACATTTTCAAGAGCATCGCTGGTGAGGCATCGCGCCTGGCGCATTACAACAAGTGCTCGactatcacatccagggagatccagaccaCCGTGagcttgctgctacctggggagctggccaagcacgccgtgtccaagggcactaaggctgtcaccaagtataccagctccaggTAA